Proteins encoded in a region of the Paenibacillus sp. E222 genome:
- a CDS encoding ABC transporter substrate-binding protein, with product MRMRKKWLSGVMAMAMSTVLILSGCSSTSNEGTGNSPAPAEGSEPPAEVAAQDTMIMGRGGDSVALDPAIVTDGESLKIGHQVFDSLLDYKEGGTEVVPGLAESWEISADGLKYDFKLKSGVKFHDGTDFNADAVVFNFNRWSDPASEYKFEGDSFDYYDSMFGPEDGRVIKEVKAIDETTVEFTLNQPQAPFLQNIAMTPFGIASPTAIQEKKENFKSEPVGTGPFVFKEWKRNDSITLEKNPNYWKEGLPKLNKVIVRSIPDNTARFNALQNGEIDIMEDLNPDDLSILEGNSELQKIERPPFNVSYIGFNFKKKPFDNVKVRQALNHAVNKQGIIDAFFAGQAQPAVNPMPPTLWGYNDSIEDYAYDLEKAKALLAEAGYPDGLPDPVTFYAMPVSRPYMPDGKKVAEAIQADFEKIGVTVNIESPEWATYLDDAKAGEKDDIYMLGWTGDNGDPDNFLYTLLDKDAIPGNNRSFYVNEELHTLLTSAQKETDQDKRAELYKQAQVIIKQDAPWIPLVHTTPILAGKANLKDFVPSPLGTESYANAYFE from the coding sequence ATGCGAATGAGAAAAAAATGGTTATCCGGGGTCATGGCCATGGCTATGAGCACAGTGTTGATTCTATCGGGCTGCTCTAGCACCAGTAACGAGGGTACAGGCAATTCCCCCGCTCCGGCAGAAGGTAGCGAGCCTCCGGCAGAAGTGGCAGCACAGGATACGATGATTATGGGACGCGGTGGAGATTCCGTGGCACTGGACCCGGCAATTGTGACGGATGGGGAGTCGCTGAAGATTGGCCATCAGGTATTCGACTCATTGCTGGACTACAAAGAAGGTGGAACCGAGGTTGTTCCTGGACTGGCTGAGAGCTGGGAGATTTCGGCGGATGGACTCAAGTATGACTTCAAGCTGAAGTCCGGCGTGAAATTCCACGATGGTACCGACTTCAACGCAGACGCTGTGGTGTTCAACTTCAACCGATGGAGTGATCCGGCCAGTGAATATAAATTCGAGGGAGATTCCTTCGACTATTATGACTCCATGTTTGGTCCGGAAGACGGACGTGTGATTAAGGAAGTGAAGGCGATTGACGAGACAACGGTCGAGTTCACCCTGAACCAGCCACAAGCGCCTTTCCTGCAAAACATTGCGATGACGCCATTTGGTATTGCAAGTCCAACTGCGATTCAGGAGAAAAAGGAAAATTTCAAGAGCGAGCCCGTAGGCACAGGCCCATTTGTATTCAAAGAGTGGAAGCGGAACGACTCCATCACCCTGGAGAAGAATCCGAATTATTGGAAAGAGGGACTGCCGAAGCTAAACAAAGTGATTGTGCGCTCCATTCCGGATAACACGGCTCGCTTCAATGCGCTGCAAAACGGCGAGATTGATATCATGGAAGACTTGAACCCTGACGATCTGTCCATCCTTGAGGGGAATAGCGAGCTGCAAAAAATCGAGCGTCCACCATTTAACGTGTCATACATTGGTTTCAACTTTAAGAAAAAACCGTTTGATAACGTGAAAGTAAGACAAGCCCTCAACCATGCGGTAAACAAACAGGGCATTATTGATGCTTTTTTTGCGGGACAAGCGCAGCCAGCGGTGAACCCGATGCCGCCAACACTGTGGGGGTATAACGACAGTATTGAGGACTATGCTTATGATCTGGAAAAAGCAAAAGCATTGCTTGCCGAAGCCGGCTACCCTGACGGATTGCCTGATCCGGTAACATTCTATGCCATGCCAGTATCCCGGCCGTATATGCCTGACGGCAAGAAGGTTGCCGAAGCGATCCAGGCCGATTTTGAGAAAATCGGAGTGACCGTCAACATTGAATCACCAGAGTGGGCAACGTATCTGGATGATGCCAAAGCCGGGGAGAAAGACGATATTTACATGCTCGGCTGGACCGGTGATAACGGTGACCCGGATAACTTCCTGTACACGCTGCTCGATAAGGATGCAATCCCGGGCAACAACCGCAGCTTCTACGTAAACGAAGAACTGCATACGTTGCTGACGAGTGCGCAGAAAGAAACGGATCAGGACAAACGTGCGGAACTGTACAAGCAAGCGCAAGTGATTATTAAGCAAGATGCTCCATGGATTCCACTGGTGCACACCACGCCTATTCTGGCAGGTAAAGCGAACCTGAAGGATTTCGTACCGTCCCCATTAGGCACGGAATCCTATGCCAATGCCTACTTTGAATAA
- a CDS encoding glycoside hydrolase family 25 protein: MQTRSSGNTQGIDVSRYQGTIDWAKVKASGMTFVFIKATEGQTYTDPNFQKNVTGALAAGMLVGTYHFFRATTTDGAKAEAAHYANTLQKVGGAKALQLPPVMDYENNPGNLSKAQINTVAKAFLTELQRLKGVKPIIYTGNSFAGNFDTSLSSYDLWIARYSNTRVPDDQPAWKRWTFWQYTDSGKVNGISGNVDINEFQGSAAELRARYATATPKPPEPSEPTNPTNPTEPPKGGEPMTAEEKAAFDALKSQVDKLQARQQMEVPVWAKAAVDAALAYDTKNPLFSIDSGASYDFYRFITVMYRRGLFKK, translated from the coding sequence ATGCAAACGAGAAGCTCGGGCAACACGCAGGGCATTGACGTCTCCCGTTATCAAGGCACGATCGATTGGGCCAAAGTGAAGGCAAGCGGCATGACATTTGTGTTCATCAAAGCCACGGAAGGGCAGACGTATACCGATCCGAACTTTCAGAAAAATGTAACCGGCGCACTGGCGGCAGGCATGCTGGTCGGAACGTACCATTTTTTCCGCGCAACGACTACTGATGGTGCGAAGGCTGAAGCGGCGCATTATGCCAATACACTGCAAAAAGTAGGAGGCGCCAAGGCACTGCAATTACCTCCTGTCATGGACTATGAGAACAACCCTGGTAACCTGAGCAAAGCTCAGATCAACACGGTAGCTAAGGCTTTTTTAACGGAATTGCAACGTCTCAAGGGTGTGAAACCGATCATATACACGGGCAATTCATTTGCCGGGAATTTTGATACATCACTCAGCTCATACGATCTATGGATCGCACGTTACAGCAACACCCGTGTACCAGATGACCAGCCTGCCTGGAAACGTTGGACGTTCTGGCAGTATACGGACTCGGGCAAGGTGAACGGGATCAGCGGCAACGTGGATATTAATGAGTTCCAAGGATCGGCAGCGGAATTGAGAGCAAGATATGCAACAGCAACACCAAAGCCGCCAGAGCCATCCGAACCGACCAATCCCACGAATCCAACCGAACCACCGAAAGGGGGCGAACCGATGACAGCCGAAGAGAAAGCAGCGTTTGATGCGCTGAAATCCCAGGTCGATAAACTGCAGGCGCGCCAGCAGATGGAAGTTCCAGTCTGGGCAAAAGCTGCCGTGGACGCAGCGCTGGCATATGACACCAAAAATCCGCTGTTCAGCATCGATAGTGGGGCGAGTTATGATTTTTACCGTTTTATCACGGTCATGTACCGCAGAGGTTTATTCAAAAAATAA
- a CDS encoding holin family protein — MERWDTLWKWLLALITSSATYFFGGWSGVLGVLLVFVILDYLTGIAAAGMSGRLESNVGMFGIARKVFIFAMVSVAHLVDGVLGDGHLFRDAVAFFYIANELLSIIENGGKLGAPIPPAIRQAIEVLKGKGGDGGITDKYTPDSRESFVQSDDKDIDKQTRDETK; from the coding sequence ATGGAACGATGGGACACCCTATGGAAATGGCTCCTCGCCTTAATAACCAGCTCAGCAACCTATTTCTTCGGAGGCTGGTCAGGGGTACTAGGCGTACTGCTCGTATTCGTCATTCTCGACTACCTTACCGGCATCGCGGCAGCGGGAATGAGCGGCAGGTTAGAGAGTAATGTCGGGATGTTTGGCATCGCCCGAAAGGTATTTATTTTTGCAATGGTATCGGTGGCTCATCTGGTGGACGGTGTTCTGGGAGACGGACATTTGTTCAGGGATGCGGTCGCCTTTTTTTATATCGCAAATGAGTTGTTGTCCATTATTGAAAATGGGGGCAAGCTGGGAGCACCAATTCCACCTGCGATCCGGCAGGCGATTGAAGTGCTCAAGGGTAAGGGAGGAGACGGGGGGATTACCGACAAGTATACTCCTGATTCCAGAGAATCTTTTGTACAGTCAGATGATAAGGATATCGACAAACAGACCAGAGATGAAACGAAGTAA
- a CDS encoding tail fiber protein: MPKETDRLKLPLPLGNENVTRESINGVFEKIDAGVATKAELDTLREAVSKMDIPDASLTQKGKVQLSSKTDGTSETVAATEKAVRDASVAAISVATTDATTKANAAVASIISLDSSNLVQNSSANLGFYGWSDYGSAPWSVTAGTNFRTLKYFQVTGAVAANSYAVLDSNVINVIAGTYNLQAMFYTLGMTTGVLFIEVKNASDDITINSLVADSNSNWHRKSKTVTIPSGVTSVKLRLVVAGGASGVPGSVKAISRIKFSAGAVDVPYTAEADDLALFEKGQAELRWGSINDASEATIFFKGTSPSNNTTNKVVYTVPTAKKIVIKSIVICNPQTIDVTFSIKIGNVWFAYEHAIKTNDTIIFPVADQVLHEGRTIELSGTGPSLNYRISGELMNNTTLYKSDVSRAGMATSSTAFYPTGTRVILKSIAFCNPTANEAAITVLVGGVHIISGKKIKPYDTVIVPFANVIKESNEGISGLSTVAGVTYHLNAEVI; this comes from the coding sequence ATGCCAAAAGAAACAGATCGACTGAAATTGCCTCTTCCCTTGGGGAACGAGAACGTTACCCGTGAGAGTATTAATGGGGTTTTTGAAAAGATTGATGCAGGAGTTGCGACGAAGGCCGAGCTGGATACGCTTCGTGAAGCGGTGAGCAAGATGGATATTCCCGATGCGTCTTTGACTCAAAAAGGGAAGGTGCAATTGTCAAGCAAGACGGATGGTACATCCGAGACGGTGGCAGCGACGGAGAAGGCGGTTAGGGATGCGAGTGTTGCGGCTATAAGTGTAGCGACTACGGATGCAACAACAAAAGCTAATGCGGCGGTAGCGTCTATTATCAGCTTGGATTCGTCTAATCTTGTTCAAAATTCGTCCGCAAATTTAGGGTTTTACGGGTGGAGTGACTATGGGTCAGCTCCATGGTCAGTGACCGCTGGTACTAACTTTAGAACGCTGAAGTATTTTCAAGTGACAGGAGCTGTGGCGGCTAATTCTTATGCAGTTCTTGATTCCAACGTAATCAATGTCATCGCTGGGACATATAACTTACAAGCAATGTTTTATACATTAGGAATGACAACGGGAGTTTTGTTTATTGAAGTTAAAAATGCCAGTGATGATATAACAATCAATTCTCTTGTCGCCGACTCTAATTCCAATTGGCATCGGAAGTCGAAAACAGTAACTATTCCTTCCGGTGTAACATCGGTAAAACTTCGTCTAGTTGTAGCGGGTGGAGCATCTGGGGTTCCCGGGAGTGTTAAAGCTATTTCAAGGATTAAATTTTCAGCGGGTGCGGTGGATGTGCCGTACACTGCAGAAGCTGATGACCTTGCATTGTTCGAAAAAGGGCAGGCGGAATTGAGATGGGGTTCAATTAATGATGCAAGCGAGGCAACAATCTTTTTTAAAGGAACATCACCGAGCAACAATACAACCAACAAAGTGGTTTACACTGTCCCTACAGCTAAGAAGATTGTTATTAAATCAATAGTTATTTGTAATCCACAAACAATTGACGTTACTTTTTCAATAAAAATCGGCAATGTTTGGTTTGCATATGAACACGCGATAAAAACGAATGACACTATTATTTTTCCTGTTGCCGACCAGGTTTTGCATGAAGGGCGTACAATCGAACTTTCTGGTACTGGGCCGTCATTAAACTATAGAATATCTGGGGAATTGATGAACAACACAACTCTTTATAAGTCGGACGTGTCTAGGGCGGGTATGGCAACATCAAGCACAGCTTTTTACCCGACCGGGACGCGTGTTATCCTGAAATCAATTGCCTTCTGCAACCCTACAGCAAATGAAGCTGCCATAACTGTTCTTGTGGGCGGCGTCCATATCATTTCCGGCAAAAAAATAAAACCTTATGACACTGTAATCGTTCCGTTTGCAAACGTTATAAAGGAGTCTAACGAAGGTATATCAGGACTCAGCACAGTCGCAGGTGTTACTTACCACCTGAACGCGGAGGTGATTTGA
- a CDS encoding YmfQ family protein — protein sequence MSAPSAVHVGLTSEKGRELFSYLPSYYETSRVMQADMQSKGTEMDQLYQALDETLDQFFVRTATWGLDFWEQELGIETDRLKPVDQRRAVVEAKLRGAGKFSGRLVANVAEAYAGGKVDVKFQPEAWSFTVRFVDTMGIPPNIDDLKRAIDELKPAHMAVEYKYRYLVWDDLDDKQMTWDELDTASLTWNELEVWA from the coding sequence ATGAGTGCACCTTCTGCTGTACATGTTGGACTGACGAGTGAAAAAGGGCGGGAGCTGTTCTCGTATTTGCCGAGCTATTATGAGACTTCACGTGTGATGCAGGCGGATATGCAGTCCAAAGGAACCGAGATGGATCAGCTTTATCAGGCGCTGGATGAGACGTTGGATCAGTTTTTTGTCCGCACGGCAACGTGGGGATTGGATTTCTGGGAGCAGGAGCTTGGCATTGAGACGGATCGTCTCAAACCTGTGGATCAGCGGCGTGCGGTGGTCGAAGCGAAGCTGCGTGGTGCCGGAAAGTTTTCAGGGAGATTGGTTGCGAACGTGGCTGAGGCTTACGCCGGGGGCAAGGTGGATGTAAAGTTTCAACCGGAAGCGTGGAGCTTTACGGTGAGATTTGTGGACACGATGGGCATTCCGCCCAATATTGACGATCTCAAACGCGCAATTGATGAATTGAAACCGGCCCATATGGCCGTGGAATATAAATATCGTTATCTGGTCTGGGATGATCTGGACGACAAACAGATGACATGGGACGAACTCGATACCGCGTCCTTGACGTGGAATGAACTGGAGGTGTGGGCGTAA
- a CDS encoding baseplate J/gp47 family protein produces the protein MAEIPRYLEDQTEEQIMQRMLDRLPADLDKSEGSFLWDAEAPVAFMLSEAALWAKELLRRGFASTAASSDPNFRSEELDLRAGEHGLTRRTAVAAQGSVRFVGAPGKVVPAGTVVATLADEVSAEASLEYETVGRLELDAEGSGVVGVRALVAGKESNVPAGTVTVLSTPVSGVTSVTNIDVIKGGADIEADTALLERFYAKVRNQGTSGNKSQYVQWASEVPGVGATRVIPLWQGPGTVGLYLLDTDKRAAGSDLVAAVQKYVDPTQDGQGEGVAPAGPVVTVMPAEEVPMNIKVKLTLASDATLADVRALIERGVIAYLKQLAFADPLVRYTRIAAILLDIPPIIDYSELTVNGVSDQNIEMTASQVAVLGAVDVHE, from the coding sequence ATGGCTGAGATTCCGCGTTATTTGGAGGACCAGACGGAGGAACAGATTATGCAGCGTATGCTGGATCGTCTGCCCGCGGATCTGGATAAGTCGGAGGGTTCGTTCTTGTGGGATGCGGAGGCTCCGGTTGCGTTTATGCTGTCTGAGGCGGCTTTGTGGGCGAAGGAATTACTGCGGCGCGGGTTTGCAAGTACGGCTGCGAGCAGTGATCCGAATTTTCGTTCGGAAGAGCTGGATCTGCGGGCGGGAGAGCATGGCCTTACGCGGCGGACTGCGGTGGCGGCACAAGGTTCGGTGAGGTTCGTAGGTGCGCCGGGGAAAGTGGTGCCTGCGGGAACGGTCGTGGCTACGCTCGCGGATGAAGTATCTGCTGAAGCTTCGCTCGAATATGAAACGGTGGGGCGTTTGGAACTGGATGCAGAGGGCTCCGGGGTGGTAGGCGTGCGAGCGCTTGTTGCCGGAAAAGAAAGTAATGTGCCTGCGGGCACGGTAACTGTGCTGTCTACACCTGTAAGTGGCGTAACTTCTGTCACGAACATTGATGTGATTAAAGGCGGTGCAGATATTGAGGCCGATACGGCGCTGCTGGAACGTTTTTATGCCAAAGTCCGCAACCAAGGAACGAGCGGCAACAAATCGCAATATGTGCAATGGGCCAGTGAAGTACCAGGTGTAGGTGCAACGCGTGTGATTCCGTTATGGCAGGGGCCAGGCACGGTGGGATTGTATTTGCTGGATACGGATAAACGTGCCGCGGGTAGCGATCTGGTAGCGGCGGTGCAGAAGTACGTAGACCCAACGCAGGATGGACAGGGGGAAGGCGTTGCGCCTGCTGGCCCGGTGGTGACTGTCATGCCCGCAGAGGAAGTGCCGATGAACATTAAGGTGAAGCTGACGCTGGCAAGTGATGCGACGTTGGCAGATGTACGGGCGTTGATCGAACGCGGAGTGATCGCATATTTGAAACAGTTGGCTTTTGCCGATCCGCTTGTGCGTTACACCCGTATTGCCGCGATTCTGCTTGATATTCCGCCGATTATCGACTATTCGGAGCTTACCGTAAATGGTGTGAGCGACCAAAATATCGAGATGACCGCGAGTCAGGTGGCCGTACTGGGGGCGGTGGATGTGCATGAGTAG
- a CDS encoding DUF2634 domain-containing protein: protein MPSLFPETGVVWGDEEDLSGAASEEVRFGRSWRFDYDAGDFVLTPSGKVAAAGAHEAWVQWCIKAVKTPRYRHVIYSRNYGSELDELVGQGDSRGVMESEITRMVTETLLADPRTDAVDQFTFDWNREQCMFSCRVASVQEEMFILESEVI, encoded by the coding sequence ATGCCTAGTTTGTTCCCGGAAACGGGTGTGGTATGGGGAGACGAGGAAGATCTGTCGGGGGCGGCTTCGGAAGAGGTGAGATTTGGACGGAGCTGGCGATTCGATTACGATGCGGGGGATTTTGTGCTGACTCCAAGTGGCAAAGTTGCTGCGGCGGGTGCGCATGAAGCCTGGGTGCAATGGTGCATTAAGGCCGTGAAAACGCCGCGGTACAGACATGTGATTTACTCCCGAAACTATGGATCGGAGCTGGATGAGTTGGTTGGTCAGGGTGACAGCCGGGGCGTGATGGAAAGTGAGATAACCCGGATGGTTACGGAGACGCTGCTGGCTGATCCGCGTACGGATGCGGTGGACCAGTTTACGTTCGATTGGAATCGGGAGCAGTGCATGTTCTCGTGTCGGGTGGCGAGTGTGCAGGAAGAGATGTTTATTCTGGAAAGTGAGGTGATCTGA
- a CDS encoding phage portal protein: protein MTYKVIVDDKYDITKLVETITLKDSLDQIAYQANIRLAVSASSGLPAISPGMAVRISGIPFGEKSMVHLLHPAVIWEVESSNSGTKRLSLTVYDRMIYLEKSEDEFLLPKDQTATQRLKTYAKEWKTPYAALPDTKTKLSKAVYRSQTIFSMMFADLKETVKSGGDMYHPRMTPGGLQLFKVGSNAKVHELDRLIDLTQMRTLEGAVTKVKVMAASESSSGKEVPSKVLAIEQEGVAELGTLQKLIEDDQVKTAAAAKKLAKSRLTGIQETFTVTAPDVNTIRAGDAVLLKGLKLIVMSVSRDLSAGPGTMTLELGTVEMVKRRVYLE, encoded by the coding sequence ATGACCTACAAGGTCATTGTCGACGACAAATATGACATCACGAAGCTGGTGGAGACGATTACGCTGAAGGATTCGCTCGACCAGATTGCATATCAGGCCAACATCCGGCTGGCGGTGTCTGCGTCTTCGGGTCTGCCTGCGATCTCACCGGGTATGGCGGTGCGGATCAGCGGGATTCCTTTTGGCGAAAAATCAATGGTCCACTTGCTGCACCCTGCGGTCATCTGGGAAGTGGAAAGCTCCAACAGCGGCACCAAGCGACTGTCCCTGACCGTCTACGACCGGATGATTTATCTGGAAAAATCAGAGGACGAGTTCCTGCTGCCGAAAGACCAAACTGCCACGCAGCGACTCAAAACGTATGCCAAGGAATGGAAAACTCCATACGCCGCGCTGCCGGATACCAAAACAAAGCTGAGCAAAGCGGTGTATCGGTCGCAGACGATTTTTTCGATGATGTTTGCCGATCTGAAGGAAACGGTGAAATCCGGTGGGGATATGTATCATCCGCGGATGACGCCCGGCGGGTTGCAGTTATTCAAGGTTGGCAGCAATGCGAAGGTGCACGAGCTGGATCGACTGATTGATCTGACCCAGATGCGTACGCTCGAAGGTGCGGTCACCAAAGTTAAAGTGATGGCGGCCTCGGAGTCCAGCAGCGGCAAAGAGGTTCCCTCCAAAGTGCTGGCGATTGAGCAGGAGGGTGTAGCCGAACTGGGCACGCTGCAAAAGCTCATCGAGGACGATCAGGTCAAAACAGCGGCGGCCGCTAAAAAGCTGGCGAAAAGCCGTCTGACGGGTATTCAGGAGACCTTTACCGTAACCGCACCGGATGTGAATACGATTCGTGCCGGAGACGCGGTGCTGCTCAAAGGGCTGAAACTGATCGTAATGTCGGTTAGCCGTGATCTGTCCGCTGGACCTGGAACGATGACGTTGGAGCTGGGTACTGTCGAGATGGTGAAAAGGAGGGTTTACCTTGAATAA
- a CDS encoding LysM peptidoglycan-binding domain-containing protein, with protein sequence MEFTLIDGKTKFQFPVKPEELTISRSKGYETINMLEYGEFDFAQGEKVKEITFSSFFPKEYDASYCMYEPLPDPLVAMNMLNTFLVSKKPLRFIITNTGVNVPVYLISHNTTFRGGESGDIYFDITLRTWRDSKVEKVGGTTSASKSGSRTDLKTSSKTYTVKSGDSLSKIAKLELGSSSKWNEIYKLNVKTIGSDPNRIKPGQKLVMP encoded by the coding sequence ATGGAATTTACCCTGATCGACGGGAAAACGAAGTTTCAATTTCCGGTGAAACCGGAAGAACTGACGATCTCCCGATCCAAGGGATACGAAACGATTAATATGTTGGAGTATGGTGAGTTTGATTTTGCGCAGGGGGAGAAGGTGAAGGAGATCACCTTCTCTTCTTTTTTTCCCAAAGAATATGATGCGTCCTATTGCATGTACGAGCCTTTGCCTGATCCGCTTGTAGCGATGAATATGCTGAATACGTTTCTGGTATCGAAAAAACCGCTTCGCTTCATCATTACCAACACGGGGGTGAACGTGCCCGTGTATCTGATCTCCCACAATACCACCTTCCGAGGCGGTGAGAGCGGGGATATTTACTTTGACATTACGCTGCGAACGTGGCGGGATTCCAAAGTGGAGAAGGTTGGCGGTACAACATCTGCGAGCAAGTCAGGTTCTCGTACGGATCTGAAAACGAGCAGCAAGACCTACACCGTCAAATCTGGGGATTCCCTGTCCAAAATAGCAAAGCTTGAGCTGGGCAGCAGTTCCAAATGGAACGAGATTTATAAGCTCAATGTGAAGACCATCGGCAGTGATCCGAACCGGATCAAGCCCGGACAAAAGCTGGTGATGCCATGA
- a CDS encoding XkdN translates to MSMNENMSEEQILDQLFEAAERLPEENVRIQRLDLLLTLRGLTSSKVDQIRERCTIRKTVKGRTEEKVDTETFNALLISEATVKMNVRGLELSGWGDNRITGRMKLSGGEQAVRRMLLAGELDAVGDKVLELSGFGVEIEDLKN, encoded by the coding sequence ATGAGTATGAACGAGAATATGTCTGAAGAACAAATTTTGGATCAGTTGTTTGAAGCAGCAGAACGTCTGCCCGAAGAGAATGTACGCATTCAACGTTTGGATCTGTTGCTGACCCTGCGTGGATTGACGTCCTCCAAAGTGGATCAGATCCGCGAACGCTGTACGATTCGCAAGACGGTCAAAGGCCGCACCGAGGAAAAGGTGGATACCGAAACATTTAACGCCCTGCTGATCTCCGAAGCGACGGTGAAAATGAATGTACGCGGACTCGAACTGTCCGGTTGGGGAGACAACCGCATCACGGGTCGCATGAAGCTGTCCGGTGGGGAACAAGCGGTTCGCCGTATGCTGCTAGCAGGTGAACTGGATGCCGTAGGCGACAAGGTGCTGGAGCTGTCCGGCTTCGGTGTGGAGATTGAAGACCTAAAAAACTGA
- a CDS encoding phage tail tube protein yields MLDASRVILGTHGQLHIDGVWQTNINKLEASVEIEKRELNLVGNDWKVHKNGAKKGTGTMTGYKVTSDMIQRGFTKFQIISKLDDPESYGHESVLLKGCMVDKIQLANWTAGEEVPEETSFTFEGFELLNPIVAN; encoded by the coding sequence ATGTTGGATGCGTCAAGAGTCATTCTCGGTACCCATGGTCAGCTGCATATCGATGGTGTGTGGCAGACGAATATTAATAAGCTGGAGGCCAGCGTTGAAATTGAGAAGCGTGAGCTGAATCTGGTCGGCAACGACTGGAAAGTACACAAGAATGGTGCGAAAAAAGGAACAGGTACGATGACAGGTTACAAAGTCACTTCGGACATGATCCAGCGCGGCTTCACCAAGTTCCAAATTATCTCGAAGCTGGACGATCCAGAATCCTACGGACATGAGAGTGTCCTGTTGAAAGGTTGCATGGTGGACAAAATCCAACTTGCTAACTGGACAGCGGGTGAGGAAGTACCGGAGGAAACAAGTTTTACATTTGAAGGATTTGAATTGTTGAACCCGATTGTAGCGAACTAA
- a CDS encoding phage tail sheath family protein: MAGGTWEQTNRPVLPGLYMNFQAAASSAIQAGNRGTVVVPIKANWGPVGTFVEIGSEAAIDRIFSAHALDNGTAYTSLKLALLGGPKKLLAYRVAGETAKAATLTLKDSSDAAVLQLDAKYPGDKGNGFYVTIQPGVIDNTKHEVRLFEGNRMLYALLTADISAASLAKEINADESNIWINAQAIGDGTGVVATVAGAAFKGGASGNDGLTNAEYIAVQGALEGEQFDVLALDHAADAPLLASFAAWVKRVRSEGKPVMAVFGGSTADDTSATAAQKAAARSLTLNHEGVINVGTGVRLGDAFYSSAETSAYVAGLIAGQRLNESTTYAPSPFDDVTRRWTRAEQEQAVQNGVFIFFHDGRQVKALRGVNTLVTPAAGQNNAWKKIRSIRVMDAINTDLQRSAEDTYIGKVNNTEEGRQALIGAMKAYLALLAQSNVIEAEGYDVVLDPAYYGAAPILKPEADQVFLQWNVKLTDVMEQLFGTFYVQ, translated from the coding sequence ATGGCAGGCGGAACTTGGGAGCAAACGAATCGTCCGGTACTTCCGGGCTTATATATGAATTTTCAGGCGGCAGCGTCATCGGCCATTCAGGCTGGTAATCGCGGGACGGTTGTTGTGCCGATAAAGGCCAACTGGGGTCCGGTAGGTACTTTTGTAGAAATTGGCAGTGAAGCTGCAATTGATCGTATTTTCTCGGCGCATGCCCTGGATAACGGGACAGCTTATACGTCCTTGAAGCTCGCCCTGCTAGGCGGACCGAAAAAACTGCTCGCTTATCGGGTAGCCGGGGAAACGGCGAAAGCAGCGACGCTTACGCTGAAAGACAGTAGTGATGCAGCCGTGCTGCAACTGGACGCCAAGTATCCGGGTGATAAAGGTAACGGCTTCTACGTCACCATTCAGCCGGGAGTAATTGATAATACAAAGCATGAAGTGCGCTTGTTTGAAGGCAACCGGATGCTGTATGCACTGCTGACTGCGGATATTTCGGCAGCGTCGCTGGCGAAAGAGATCAATGCGGATGAAAGCAACATTTGGATTAACGCTCAGGCGATTGGCGATGGTACAGGTGTCGTTGCAACCGTTGCGGGAGCGGCGTTCAAAGGTGGTGCAAGTGGCAACGATGGACTGACCAATGCGGAGTATATTGCCGTGCAGGGCGCGCTGGAAGGTGAGCAATTCGACGTATTGGCACTGGATCATGCGGCGGATGCGCCTTTGCTGGCGAGCTTTGCAGCATGGGTGAAACGTGTGCGCAGTGAGGGTAAACCTGTGATGGCTGTATTCGGCGGTTCTACGGCGGATGACACCTCTGCTACAGCAGCACAGAAGGCGGCGGCACGTTCACTCACGTTGAACCATGAGGGTGTAATCAATGTGGGTACGGGTGTGCGTCTGGGAGATGCGTTCTACAGCTCGGCGGAAACGTCTGCTTACGTCGCGGGTCTGATTGCCGGACAACGTCTGAATGAATCCACCACATACGCACCTTCTCCGTTCGATGACGTGACGCGTCGCTGGACTCGTGCAGAACAGGAGCAGGCGGTACAGAATGGCGTATTTATTTTCTTCCATGATGGACGTCAGGTAAAGGCGCTTCGCGGAGTGAATACACTCGTGACCCCTGCTGCAGGACAGAATAATGCATGGAAAAAAATCCGTTCTATTCGTGTGATGGATGCGATTAATACAGATTTGCAGCGCTCTGCTGAAGATACGTATATCGGCAAAGTAAACAATACGGAAGAGGGCCGTCAGGCGCTAATCGGTGCGATGAAAGCCTATCTGGCGCTGCTCGCACAGAGCAATGTCATTGAAGCTGAGGGATACGATGTCGTTCTCGATCCAGCGTATTATGGTGCTGCACCCATTCTCAAGCCAGAGGCAGATCAGGTATTTCTGCAATGGAATGTGAAGCTGACGGATGTCATGGAGCAGTTGTTTGGAACGTTTTACGTGCAATAA